The following coding sequences are from one Xylanibacillus composti window:
- the purE gene encoding 5-(carboxyamino)imidazole ribonucleotide mutase encodes MAQQAMVGVIMGSKSDWETMKHACDILDELGVPYEKKVVSAHRTPDLMFDYAESAVERGLKVIVAGAGGAAHLPGMVAAKTALPVIGVPVQSKALNGLDSLLSIVQMPGGIPVATVAIGKAGATNAGLLAAQIIGAFDEQVRLKAEARRERIKQEVLESSETL; translated from the coding sequence ATGGCACAACAGGCAATGGTCGGCGTCATTATGGGTAGCAAGTCGGATTGGGAAACCATGAAACATGCATGCGATATATTGGACGAACTCGGTGTGCCTTATGAGAAAAAGGTTGTCTCTGCGCACCGCACGCCTGACCTGATGTTTGACTATGCGGAATCGGCGGTCGAACGCGGGCTGAAGGTAATTGTTGCCGGGGCGGGCGGAGCCGCACATCTGCCCGGCATGGTGGCGGCCAAGACAGCACTGCCTGTCATTGGCGTTCCCGTACAATCGAAAGCCTTGAACGGCTTGGACTCGCTGCTGTCGATCGTGCAGATGCCCGGCGGCATTCCGGTGGCGACGGTGGCGATCGGCAAGGCGGGCGCGACGAATGCCGGCTTGCTGGCGGCACAGATCATCGGCGCTTTCGATGAGCAGGTGCGGCTGAAGGCGGAGGCGCGCCGCGAGCGCATCAAGCAAGAAGTGCTGGAAAGCAGTGAGACGCTATGA